The following are encoded together in the Halopiger aswanensis genome:
- a CDS encoding NUDIX hydrolase, which translates to MPVPDDWTLREEATEYETPWYEGGYDRYEQPDGTEKRYYWASLPDSVVIVARIDGTVAGTVDGIGDETDGEPSTGADDEDRLLFVEQFRPTIRETHLELPAGIVEDGESFTAAAERELEEETGFRPTSTALLQEYAVATGVLRHTRGIVYAEGLEPGERELDNNEFLEVTTVPVSAALERAREPPANDATIAALLLASEDGLL; encoded by the coding sequence ATGCCCGTACCCGACGACTGGACGCTGCGCGAGGAGGCCACCGAGTACGAGACGCCCTGGTACGAGGGCGGTTACGACCGCTACGAGCAACCCGACGGGACGGAAAAGCGCTACTACTGGGCTTCCCTCCCGGACTCGGTCGTCATCGTGGCCCGTATCGACGGTACAGTTGCGGGGACCGTCGACGGAATCGGCGACGAGACGGACGGCGAGCCGAGTACCGGCGCCGACGACGAAGACAGACTCCTCTTCGTCGAGCAGTTCCGGCCGACGATCCGCGAGACTCACCTCGAGCTCCCCGCCGGCATCGTCGAGGACGGCGAGTCGTTCACGGCGGCTGCCGAGCGCGAACTCGAAGAGGAAACCGGCTTCCGGCCGACGAGCACGGCACTGCTGCAGGAGTACGCCGTCGCGACCGGTGTGCTCCGACACACCCGCGGGATCGTCTACGCCGAGGGCCTCGAACCGGGGGAGCGGGAACTCGACAACAACGAGTTCCTCGAGGTGACGACCGTTCCGGTCTCGGCGGCGCTCGAACGGGCTCGCGAGCCGCCGGCCAACGACGCGACGATCGCGGCGCTGTTGCTCGCGTCCGAGGACGGACTGCTATAG
- a CDS encoding rhodanese-like domain-containing protein, which produces MDGEISPDDVKDLLEADADVRIVDIRDEKSFEHSHIPGSENVPFNELTGRIDEFEDADRIVTVCPHGKASVQAAQLIGSYEGTADATVESMAGGLEKYGMKFGLVREDEDEDDEESEPAESPF; this is translated from the coding sequence ATGGACGGCGAAATCTCTCCCGACGACGTCAAGGACCTCCTCGAGGCGGATGCGGACGTTCGAATCGTCGACATCCGTGATGAGAAGAGCTTCGAGCACAGTCACATCCCAGGCAGCGAGAACGTTCCGTTCAACGAACTCACCGGCCGAATCGACGAGTTCGAGGACGCAGACCGCATCGTCACGGTCTGTCCCCACGGGAAGGCAAGCGTCCAGGCGGCGCAGTTGATCGGCTCCTACGAGGGGACCGCCGACGCCACCGTCGAGAGCATGGCGGGCGGCCTCGAGAAGTACGGGATGAAGTTCGGACTCGTCCGCGAGGACGAGGACGAAGACGACGAGGAATCCGAACCCGCCGAGTCACCGTTTTAG
- the rimI gene encoding ribosomal protein S18-alanine N-acetyltransferase, translating to MTTSIPDRGDDALSIRPAERADLLAVVRIENASFSQPWPYDAFERFLGEPGFLVAVKGDTEVVGYVISDVSSTYGRELGHVKDIAVHPEQRGDGIGSALLSRSIAVLAARGADSIKLEVRRTNDGAKRLYREFGFEPLRRVPDYYEDDEDAIIMIRKLE from the coding sequence GTGACCACCTCGATTCCGGACCGCGGCGACGACGCGCTTTCGATCCGTCCGGCGGAGCGCGCGGATCTGCTCGCAGTCGTCCGCATCGAGAACGCGTCGTTCTCCCAGCCCTGGCCCTACGACGCCTTCGAACGCTTCCTCGGCGAGCCCGGTTTTCTCGTGGCCGTCAAAGGCGATACCGAGGTCGTCGGCTACGTCATCTCGGACGTGTCCTCGACCTACGGCCGGGAACTCGGCCACGTCAAGGACATCGCCGTCCACCCGGAGCAACGCGGCGACGGGATCGGTTCCGCACTGCTCTCGCGATCGATCGCCGTCCTCGCGGCCCGCGGGGCCGACTCGATCAAACTCGAGGTTCGTCGGACCAACGACGGTGCGAAACGGCTCTACCGTGAGTTCGGCTTCGAGCCGCTGCGGCGCGTCCCCGACTATTACGAGGACGACGAGGACGCGATCATCATGATCCGGAAACTCGAGTGA
- a CDS encoding DUF5809 family protein, with product MHTVGTVAPTSTDDARRHYEAVGPAAQTVVREVAKAMSFDRAEYDERVTGEVVETARDALFASLLEVQVGSREEFDDWRESYAGDVTTVGHENAARVVWHAGPADEAVAATFQEEEDAAIATLRRQAFGRLYRSIVKPGAGTEPDADADADVDADTDGESDD from the coding sequence ATGCACACTGTAGGGACGGTTGCGCCGACGTCGACCGACGACGCGCGGCGACACTACGAGGCGGTCGGCCCGGCGGCCCAGACGGTCGTCCGCGAGGTCGCCAAGGCGATGTCCTTCGACCGGGCGGAGTACGACGAGCGCGTCACGGGCGAGGTCGTGGAGACGGCCCGCGACGCCCTGTTCGCGAGCCTGCTCGAGGTCCAGGTCGGAAGCCGCGAGGAGTTCGACGACTGGCGCGAGTCCTACGCCGGCGACGTGACGACGGTCGGCCACGAGAACGCCGCCCGCGTCGTCTGGCACGCCGGTCCAGCGGACGAGGCCGTCGCCGCCACCTTCCAGGAAGAAGAGGACGCGGCGATCGCGACGCTTCGCCGGCAGGCGTTCGGACGGCTGTACCGATCGATTGTGAAACCTGGTGCCGGTACGGAACCCGACGCAGACGCGGACGCGGACGTCGACGCTGACACCGACGGCGAGTCCGACGACTGA
- a CDS encoding DUF5810 domain-containing protein encodes MGYACPVCDAEEADAKHLANHLAITASLGRQEHEEWLEEHAPDWPDRSPEELGEIVSQHATEIDTPEFEGGTQGHAHDHGNGHDHGHGNQQPGRPALENELARQSRQPGRGSLTAEAEGVLEEARELTRRMHESGGDGESASESTGTDGDGGEDTADGDTDETGNENA; translated from the coding sequence ATGGGATACGCCTGTCCGGTCTGTGACGCCGAGGAAGCCGACGCGAAACACCTCGCGAACCACCTCGCCATCACGGCCTCGCTCGGTCGCCAGGAGCACGAGGAGTGGCTCGAGGAACACGCGCCCGACTGGCCAGACCGAAGTCCCGAGGAACTGGGGGAGATCGTCAGCCAGCATGCCACCGAGATCGATACGCCGGAGTTCGAGGGCGGAACCCAGGGACACGCACACGACCACGGGAACGGGCACGATCACGGCCACGGAAACCAACAGCCCGGCCGCCCCGCCCTCGAGAACGAACTCGCCCGCCAGAGTCGCCAGCCCGGCCGCGGCTCCCTGACCGCGGAAGCCGAGGGCGTCCTCGAGGAAGCGCGGGAGTTGACGCGACGGATGCACGAGTCGGGCGGAGACGGCGAATCCGCGTCCGAGTCGACAGGCACTGACGGTGACGGCGGCGAGGACACAGCCGACGGCGACACGGACGAAACTGGAAACGAAAACGCGTAA
- a CDS encoding glycerol dehydrogenase, with product MTRQFAAPPHYVQGRDVLDELGEHVEPLGDRVLLLADDIVLDIIEERATASLERAGVDVVVEEFGGEASAEEIDRIADVCRDAETDAIIGAGGGKALDTAKAAREIVDGAAVSLPTIASTDAPTSALSVVYTEDGEFEEYRFYDRHPDAVIVDTAVVAGAPTRLFRSGIADALATWFEASAVDRAGAANVIGGEPTDAALELARLAYDTLREQADPAVEAVEVDAVTEGVESVVEANTLLSGLGFESGGLAAAHSIHNGLTQLEATHGATHGEKVNIGTLSQLVLEGREGAFVEEIVDFSLDIGLPVTLAEIGLEEPTPEQLDAVAEAACAPDETIHNEPFDVEPAMVRDAIRTADAIGRRLKAARE from the coding sequence ATGACCAGACAGTTCGCCGCACCGCCACACTACGTACAGGGCCGCGACGTTCTCGACGAACTCGGCGAGCACGTGGAGCCGCTCGGAGACCGCGTCCTACTGCTCGCTGACGATATCGTCCTCGACATTATCGAAGAGCGAGCGACCGCAAGTCTCGAGCGGGCCGGTGTCGACGTCGTCGTCGAGGAGTTCGGCGGCGAAGCCTCAGCCGAGGAGATCGACCGGATCGCGGACGTCTGTCGCGACGCGGAGACGGACGCGATCATCGGCGCCGGTGGGGGAAAGGCCCTCGATACCGCGAAGGCCGCCCGCGAGATCGTCGACGGAGCGGCGGTATCGCTCCCGACGATCGCGTCGACTGACGCGCCGACCAGCGCTCTCTCGGTCGTCTACACCGAGGACGGCGAGTTCGAGGAGTACCGGTTCTACGACCGGCATCCCGACGCCGTGATCGTCGATACGGCGGTCGTCGCCGGAGCGCCGACGCGACTGTTCCGGTCGGGGATCGCAGACGCGCTGGCGACGTGGTTCGAGGCCAGCGCGGTCGATCGCGCCGGCGCGGCGAACGTGATCGGCGGCGAACCGACCGACGCCGCGCTCGAACTGGCCCGGCTGGCCTACGACACGCTCCGGGAGCAGGCCGACCCGGCCGTCGAAGCGGTCGAGGTCGACGCGGTCACCGAGGGCGTCGAGTCGGTCGTCGAAGCCAACACCCTCTTAAGCGGCCTCGGCTTCGAGAGCGGCGGCCTCGCGGCGGCCCACTCGATCCACAACGGGCTAACCCAACTCGAGGCCACCCACGGCGCGACCCACGGCGAGAAGGTCAATATCGGCACGCTCAGCCAACTCGTTCTCGAGGGTCGCGAGGGCGCGTTCGTCGAAGAGATCGTCGACTTCTCGCTCGATATCGGGTTGCCGGTGACGCTCGCAGAGATCGGGCTCGAGGAGCCGACGCCCGAACAACTCGACGCGGTGGCCGAGGCGGCCTGTGCGCCCGACGAAACGATCCACAACGAACCCTTCGACGTCGAACCGGCGATGGTTCGGGACGCGATCCGGACCGCCGACGCGATCGGTCGGCGG